The DNA window CTGATACCTCGATTGATCAAGGTGTCCTCGAGCGGCGCCTGCTCGATGCTGGATGTGGAGATGCACTGCCGGGCATAGGGAGCGTGGCGAGGCTGGCGCTGGAATTCTGTCGTGAGGCGAGCAGTGCCGCTGAGGCGATGCGCTCCGCGCTGGCAGACGTCCAGCGTGCCGTACCCGATGCAGAGCTGATCGAAGTCAGTCCCGATCTGGTAGGGCTGACGGATTTCGCTGATCTGCTGGGCATGTCACGGCAGAACATGCGCAAGTTGCTGCTCGCGCACCCGCAGACGTTTCCGGCACCGGTGCACGAAGGCAGCGCGTCGATCTGGCACCTGGCCGATATTCTTTCGTGGATGCAGGCGCGCGGCAGCCAGA is part of the Stenotrophomonas lactitubi genome and encodes:
- a CDS encoding helix-turn-helix transcriptional regulator; this translates as MKTEFNFTLRYHLPDTSIDQGVLERRLLDAGCGDALPGIGSVARLALEFCREASSAAEAMRSALADVQRAVPDAELIEVSPDLVGLTDFADLLGMSRQNMRKLLLAHPQTFPAPVHEGSASIWHLADILSWMQARGSQKVSSELAELAAAALQINVAKEQERLVSHPG